A region of Streptomyces sp. NBC_01750 DNA encodes the following proteins:
- a CDS encoding purine-nucleoside phosphorylase has translation MNASVNPDLNGALADPHAAADAAAARLRELTGAETHDVALVMGSGWAPAADALGAPEAEFPVTELPGFPPPAVEGHGGKIRSYRIGEKRALVFLGRTHYYEGRGVAAVAHGVRTAVAAGCKTVVLTNGCGGLREGMRPGQPVLISDHINLTAASPIIGANFVDLTDLYSPRLRALCKEVDASLEEGVYVQFPGPHYETPAEINMVRVLGGDLVGMSTVLEAIAAREAGAEVLGISLVTNLAAGLTGEPLNHEEVLQAGRDSAARMGELLTRVLDRI, from the coding sequence GTGAACGCATCTGTGAATCCGGACCTCAACGGCGCTCTTGCCGACCCCCATGCCGCAGCCGACGCAGCAGCCGCGAGACTGCGCGAGCTGACCGGCGCCGAGACGCACGACGTAGCCCTGGTGATGGGCTCCGGCTGGGCGCCCGCCGCCGATGCGCTCGGCGCGCCCGAGGCCGAATTCCCGGTCACCGAACTGCCCGGCTTCCCGCCGCCTGCGGTCGAGGGCCACGGCGGCAAGATCCGTTCGTACCGGATCGGCGAGAAGCGGGCGCTGGTCTTCCTCGGCCGGACCCACTACTACGAGGGCCGCGGGGTCGCGGCGGTGGCGCACGGGGTGCGTACCGCGGTGGCAGCGGGCTGCAAGACGGTCGTCCTGACGAACGGCTGCGGCGGCCTGCGCGAGGGCATGCGCCCCGGCCAGCCGGTGCTGATCAGCGACCACATCAACCTGACGGCGGCGTCGCCGATCATCGGCGCGAACTTCGTGGACCTGACGGACCTGTACTCGCCGCGGCTGCGGGCGCTGTGCAAGGAGGTCGACGCCTCCCTGGAGGAGGGTGTCTACGTCCAGTTCCCCGGCCCGCACTACGAGACGCCGGCGGAGATCAACATGGTCCGCGTGCTCGGCGGCGACCTGGTGGGCATGTCGACGGTCCTCGAGGCGATCGCCGCGCGCGAGGCCGGCGCGGAGGTGCTCGGCATCTCGCTGGTCACGAACCTGGCTGCGGGCCTGACCGGCGAGCCGCTGAACCACGAGGAAGTACTGCAGGCGGGCCGCGACTCGGCGGCGCGGATGGGCGAGCTGCTGACGCGGGTGCTGGACCGCATCTGA
- a CDS encoding gamma-glutamylcyclotransferase — MSLYAAYAGNLDARLMSRRAPHSPLRGTGWLNGWRLTFGGEQMGWEGALATIVEAPRSQVFVALYDIAPMDEDSMDRWEGVGLDIYRRMRIRVDTLDGEEPAWVYVLNGYEGGLPSARYLGELADAADSAGAPHDYVMELRKRPC, encoded by the coding sequence ATGTCGCTCTACGCCGCGTACGCCGGCAACCTCGACGCGCGGCTGATGTCCCGCCGCGCACCGCACTCCCCCTTGCGCGGGACCGGCTGGCTCAACGGCTGGCGGCTGACCTTCGGCGGCGAGCAGATGGGCTGGGAGGGCGCGCTGGCCACGATCGTGGAGGCGCCGCGCTCGCAGGTCTTTGTCGCGCTGTACGACATCGCGCCGATGGACGAGGACTCCATGGACCGCTGGGAGGGTGTCGGGCTCGACATCTACCGGCGGATGCGGATCCGCGTCGACACGCTGGACGGCGAGGAGCCGGCCTGGGTGTACGTGCTGAACGGGTACGAGGGCGGGCTGCCGTCGGCCAGGTATCTGGGGGAGCTGGCGGACGCGGCGGATTCGGCGGGGGCACCGCACGACTATGTGATGGAGCTGCGCAAGCGCCCTTGCTGA